From Solanum lycopersicum chromosome 4, SLM_r2.1:
AAGGCATGGGAAGCACTTAGATCTGGAGTTCAGAGGCTATTGTTAGTATATCCAGCAAAGGTCTGTGAACATTGCTCAGAAGTTCATATAGGGCCTTCTGGACATAAGGCTCGTCTTTGTGGTGTATTTAAGTTTGAAAGTTGGCGAGGAAGTCACTTTTGGAAGAAGGCAGAAGTGGATCATTTGGTTCCTTCAAAAACCGTGTGGTACCGCCGACCCCAGGATCCTCCATTACTTCTGGATGACGGGCGGAACTACTATGGGCATGCTCCCGCTGTTGTTGATCTGTGTACTAAGGCTGGTATTATTGCTCCTTCCAAGTACCATTGCATGATGAAACTTGAAGGTCTATCAGCCCCGTCTCTGTGAAAGGAATGATGGGATCTTTCCTGCTCTTATTAATGCAGTTCAAAAAAACAACCGCAAGGTGGGTCTAAATTGGTTAATTCTTCTGAAGCCAAACTTACTTTTGCTATTCAGGCAACCCTAAAACTTGGATATAGAATGAAGATTTGGTGGGGTTGTGTTGCGCTCAAAATCGTCTCTAACACCAAAATATTTCATGAGGACAGGAATATCTTGTTGATATTCACAGGAGAATTACTTGTGTAATACTTGAGCAATTCTCATCAATGGAGCATTATATTTTGGTTGACTAGCCACTTAAATCCGTCTCTGGGTTCTTCAAGATCCAAATAGGGAAAATCGAAAGGAAGTACATTGATGCAGAAGGAAGAGAAAATGCAGCAGAAAGTGTACTCCTCATGGTCAGGAACACCATTGCTCAGGCAATATAGTTCCCATTGCATAGATTATGCATCTTTAAGcattttttagttaaatataCATAAACTTTTTATGAGCGAAAACAGTTTTAAGTTGATTGTCTCACAACAACTGTTCTTCAAGATAACTTTTGATACTCCTCTCTGCTTTAGTGGAGTGAGGATGAAGCCTAACTAGGCTAAGGAAATTGTCATCCTGTGTCACATTCCTATACTTCCTGGTGATATGTAACATGATATCTGTAAGCAGGTGATTTGCAGTGAAATCGAAGTGGTGGATCTCTGTTTCGAAGAAACTATCTTTACAGGTTGAGTGTGTCCTCCAAGTGTTAAGAGTCATTTTGTAATAGATACTATCAACCCAGTGTCGTGTCTTTTGAACTCTTGAGATGTTTTAATACATATAGTAACTTTTGTCGGTATAATGCAATAGGTTTTGTACTGTTAAGTTTTAAGTTGTCAAGTTGGATTGACTGTGCGTACTTTGGCAGCTCCTAATCAAGCCATGTTTCAATACTTGTTAAAAAGAAAGTTCGCGCAGTTCGTGGGAATTGCTTTCATCACTAATCAGTTCAACTTCGCTAGTGGGCAGTTCAACTTCGCTAGTGGGCTTTCTGTCGTTGGATGACAAATTGGAAATTTATTATGAGCTTAATCTGTAAGGACTAAGGTTGTTTTTGTAACCCAAAGTTATCTGAGCTCTTGATGCCAATTGAAATGTTTAACCACCATTCATTTAGAGCAAGACTTGTCAAGcccaaataacaaaattttattatgataattGACTGCCTCCTAATATCAACAATTTTCCAATTGTATCTTGGAAGTGTCACATTTTGTATTTAAGTTCCCACTGCATAATTTTGCAGCCAACAAAATGACTGTCTGACATAACCTCATTTGATATTTGTGATATAATTACTGGTCAATATTCATGTAAAGTTAACTAACTATATTGACCAATACAACAGTGTAACATGAAGAAGATGAAATGCTCCTGCTTTAACCTACATGAGTTGAGTTCTCACAAGTATGCTATTTTTCAGGCAATGCAAATAGTAAGACTCAAGATTGCAGTTCCTGTGAAAACCTTCTTTATAATCCATGAAAATCACCCTCAGAACAAGCAATAAACACAAACAAGAGAAAAAATGCAGGTGGTAGTCGAGATTATGATGGGGACAATCTTTCACATCCAAGTAGGTGACGATGCAACAGTGTTAGATTTGAAGATAGCAATACACAATCAAGAAAATGTTCCAGTTAATCGCATCCTCCTGCTACTCGACATAGGTGATGATCATCTTTTAATGAATGATGATCAAAAACCCCTTAGTGAATACAGTGTCCAAGATGGATCTCGTTTTCAGCTGATCTTTAAACCATTTGAAACTGAAAAAGACGGTGATGATACTGAAgctgaaaaagaaaatgatgatgCTGAAAAAGACGATGATGACATTGAAGCTGAAAAAGACAATGATGATGCTGAAGCTGAAAAAGACAATGATGATGCTGAAGCTGAAAAAGACgatgctgctgctgctgctcaTTATGATACTTTTGCTGCTGCTTATGCTGCTCTTGTTGGTAGTCCTCTTCCTGATATTGCTGATCCTGGTGATGACATGAGCAGAGAGGATGAAAGCAATGACAATAGTAGTGATGACAGTGGCAGCACAACTCCTAAAACTCCACATGAAGAGAGTACTGCTGAATCACCCGAGTATATATCAATCTCAGATTAGCTATATGAATGAACTCCTACAGTATCCGTTCTGCCTTTTCCAGTCTTATTTCACTCCAAGACTATTCTGTTACAGCAACTAAGTTATGAAGTCTAGAACTACTTCTTAACTATTTTCTTCTTATGTTAACTCAGAAACATGCATTACGTATTCCGAAAACAGGCCTCATATTGGTATCTGTATCGGGCATCTCCCTTTTTCTAGTATTGTAATGAAAATGACACTCTCAACACTTCATATTTCACTGTCTAGAAAATGTGAATCTACCAACCTAAGTTGCATATGTTAAGAGATCATGATCATCGATTAGCAATATCATGATGCTGGTGgtataaataatagtaatacatAATATAGTAAGTCAATAACACGCGATATAATCAACACCAACCAGCATTTAAGCACCAAACACTAAATTTATTCAGTTGCAACACCCTAAACCACACTAATTGAGTAAAAACTTTtgttatatatacatacacattcATATATAAGTTCTACTTTGAAGTACCTTATCAGGAAATAACCTTTACAAACGCCGGCCAAGTAATTTGTAACTATTGCTCAAACAGATCCATGAAGTCTCATACCAAACAGCAAGGTACAATACCAGTTTGTCAAAGGATAACACAACACAAGGGTTGAAGCTGCATCACAAACTCTAGTGCTAAAAGAAGTCAAGATGCCTAAATACCAAAACTAAATAATAGTCATCTAAAATGTCTATATGCatcataaaaagaataatatcaaataatagcTATATGACTTTAAATGAGGACAATAACTAAATAGGCTTGTAAGGTGATCATTTCTTTTTGCAAACAGTCGTTACTTCAATGCCCTTGCTGCTAGAATCCCGCTGTGCTTCCAGTAGCCACTCAATAGACGAGATGAACCAAAGAAATGATATGAAAGCTACATATTAGCAAGCCACTAAATAAGAAAGGAACAAATACTGCAAAATTTTCGAAGTTGATAAGAAGTTGGTATTACACATTGAGTTCTCAAAAGAAGTTGGTATTACACATTGATCCAAAAGGGGAATCAACTGAGCCTACCTGTATGAAAAGACAAATAGCAAGACACAGAATATCACTGGCCTAGATCTCAATCAGAGGTCTATTTCAGCTGCTGCTACTATACTGAACCATCTGGGAATGCATCCAGAGCATCCTGCTTGCCGTTGACATAGTACTCAACAACTGCTTTCATTCTAGGAAATTTGTCCGGGTGATAGTTAACATGAACTATAACT
This genomic window contains:
- the LOC101253278 gene encoding histone chaperone ASF1 isoform X2 → MQVVVEIMMGTIFHIQVGDDATVLDLKIAIHNQENVPVNRILLLLDIGDDHLLMNDDQKPLSEYSVQDGSRFQLIFKPFETEKDGDDTEAEKENDDAEKDDDDIEAEKDNDDAEAEKDNDDAEAEKDDAAAAAHYDTFAAAYAALVGSPLPDIADPGDDMSREDESNDNSSDDSGSTTPKTPHEESTAESPEYISISD